One genomic region from Chlamydia poikilotherma encodes:
- the gyrB gene encoding DNA topoisomerase (ATP-hydrolyzing) subunit B, whose protein sequence is MDAKEKSYDASAITVLEGLQAVRERPGMYIGDTGIAGLHHLVYEVIDNSIDEAMAGYCSEIHVRILEDGSITISDNGRGIPIQIHEKESKKQGRDVSALEVVLTVLHAGGKFDKDSYKVSGGLHGVGVSCVNALAEKLVATVYKDKQAYQMEFSRGIPVTALQALGATDKQGTEITFYPDNKIFSSCIFDRSILIKRIRELAFLNRGVTIIFEDDRDVSFDKVVFFYEGGIQSFVSYLNQNKESLFPEPIYISGIRAGDDGDIEFEAALQWNSGYSELIYSYANNIPTRQGGTHLTGFSTALTRVLNAYIKAHNLAKNDKLSLTGEDIREGLTAVVSVKVPNPQFEGQTKQKLGNSDVGSVSQQITGETLTTFFDENPQIAKMIVEKVFIAAQAREAAKKARELTLRKSALDSARLPGKLIDCLEKDPGKCEMYIVEGDSAGGSAKQGRDRRFQAILPIRGKILNVEKARLQKIFQNQEIGTIIAALGCGIGSDNFNLSKLRYRRIIIMTDADVDGSHIRTLLLTFFYRHMTALIENECVYIAQPPLYKVSKKKDFRYILSEKEMDDYLLTLGIRDSKLVFKNGDREISGEALDNFVKLILNVENFIVALEKKAVPFSEFLEMRKETSGYPLYYCPPKSGKQGGRYFYSTEEKDQEILNSEDPDSVKVIELYKTAVFAEIQEELRDYGLDIRHYLNPKDSEMVIINEDSKTLPYTCYTLKEVIDHLKTLGRKGIEIQRYKGLGEMNADQLWDTTMNPEQRTLVRVSLKDAVEADHIFTMLMGEEVPPRREFIENHALSVKMNNLDI, encoded by the coding sequence ATGGACGCAAAAGAAAAAAGTTACGACGCCTCAGCTATTACCGTTTTAGAAGGGCTTCAAGCCGTTCGTGAGCGTCCTGGGATGTATATTGGAGATACTGGGATTGCAGGACTTCATCATTTAGTTTATGAAGTTATAGATAACAGTATTGACGAAGCTATGGCTGGATATTGTTCTGAAATCCATGTGAGGATTTTAGAAGATGGCAGTATTACTATATCTGACAATGGTCGAGGTATTCCAATACAGATTCATGAAAAAGAATCTAAAAAACAAGGTAGAGACGTTTCTGCTTTGGAAGTTGTTCTCACGGTACTTCATGCTGGAGGGAAATTTGATAAAGATAGCTATAAAGTATCTGGAGGATTGCACGGTGTTGGAGTATCTTGTGTTAATGCTTTGGCAGAAAAACTTGTGGCAACGGTTTATAAAGATAAGCAAGCTTATCAAATGGAGTTTTCTAGAGGGATTCCTGTAACAGCTTTACAAGCTTTAGGAGCTACGGATAAGCAAGGAACAGAAATCACTTTCTATCCCGATAATAAAATTTTTTCCTCTTGTATTTTCGATCGTTCTATTCTCATTAAAAGAATAAGAGAACTCGCGTTCTTAAATCGAGGCGTGACCATCATTTTCGAAGACGATCGTGATGTGAGTTTTGATAAGGTTGTTTTTTTCTATGAAGGAGGAATTCAGTCTTTCGTCAGCTATTTAAACCAGAATAAAGAGAGTCTTTTCCCCGAGCCTATTTATATTTCAGGGATTCGAGCGGGGGATGACGGCGATATTGAATTTGAAGCAGCTCTTCAATGGAATTCTGGATACTCTGAATTAATTTATTCTTATGCAAATAATATTCCTACCCGTCAGGGGGGTACGCATCTTACAGGATTTTCTACAGCATTAACTCGTGTACTTAATGCCTATATTAAAGCTCACAATCTAGCTAAAAATGATAAGTTGTCCTTAACAGGAGAGGATATTCGCGAAGGACTCACCGCGGTGGTTTCCGTTAAAGTTCCCAACCCTCAATTTGAAGGTCAGACTAAGCAAAAATTAGGAAATAGTGATGTAGGCTCTGTATCGCAACAGATCACAGGAGAAACGTTAACGACATTTTTTGATGAGAACCCTCAGATCGCCAAGATGATTGTGGAAAAGGTTTTCATTGCAGCTCAGGCTAGAGAGGCTGCGAAGAAGGCTCGAGAGTTGACGTTAAGAAAAAGTGCTTTAGATAGTGCACGACTTCCAGGGAAACTTATCGATTGTTTAGAAAAAGATCCTGGAAAATGTGAGATGTATATTGTGGAGGGAGATTCTGCTGGAGGCTCAGCTAAGCAAGGTAGGGATCGTCGTTTCCAAGCTATTCTTCCTATTCGAGGTAAAATCTTAAACGTAGAAAAAGCTCGTTTACAAAAGATTTTCCAAAACCAAGAGATTGGAACAATCATAGCAGCTTTAGGTTGTGGCATCGGTTCGGACAATTTCAATTTAAGTAAGTTGCGCTATCGACGTATAATTATCATGACAGATGCTGATGTTGATGGTTCCCACATTCGCACACTACTATTAACATTCTTCTATCGTCATATGACTGCATTAATTGAAAATGAATGCGTCTATATAGCCCAGCCTCCTTTATATAAAGTAAGTAAGAAAAAAGATTTCCGCTATATCCTTTCTGAAAAAGAAATGGATGATTACCTCTTAACACTAGGAATTCGAGACAGTAAACTTGTTTTCAAAAATGGAGATCGTGAAATAAGCGGAGAGGCTCTAGATAACTTTGTAAAGCTTATTTTAAACGTAGAAAACTTTATAGTTGCTTTAGAGAAAAAAGCGGTGCCTTTCTCTGAATTTTTAGAGATGCGAAAAGAAACTTCTGGATATCCTCTATACTACTGTCCTCCCAAGAGTGGCAAGCAAGGAGGACGTTATTTCTATTCTACTGAAGAGAAGGATCAAGAAATTCTAAATTCTGAAGACCCTGATTCTGTAAAGGTTATCGAATTATATAAAACAGCTGTTTTCGCAGAGATTCAAGAAGAGCTTCGAGACTATGGTTTAGATATCCGTCATTATCTTAACCCAAAAGATTCTGAGATGGTAATTATAAATGAAGATTCAAAAACACTTCCATATACTTGCTATACTTTGAAAGAAGTTATCGATCATCTTAAAACCCTCGGAAGAAAGGGAATAGAGATCCAGCGTTATAAAGGTCTTGGAGAGATGAACGCAGATCAACTTTGGGATACAACTATGAATCCTGAACAAAGAACTTTAGTACGTGTATCATTGAAAGATGCTGTAGAGGCTGATCATATCTTCACCATGCTTATGGGAGAAGAGGTTCCTCCAAGAAGAGAATTTATCGAAAATCACGCTCTATCAGTTAAGATGAACAATTTAGATATTTAG
- the gyrA gene encoding DNA topoisomerase (ATP-hydrolyzing) subunit A, with protein MFNKEEIIVPKNLEEEMKESYLRYSMSVIISRALPDVRDGLKPSQRRILYAMKQLNLTPGAKHRKCAKICGDTSGDYHPHGESVIYPTLVRMAQNWALRYPLVDGQGNFGSIDGDPAAAMRYTEARLTHSAIFLMEDLDKDTVDMVSNYDETKHEPVVFPSKFPNLLCNGSSGIAVGMATNIPPHNLGELIEATLLVLSNPNTSIEEILEVMPGPDFPTGGLICGGEGIRSTYHTGRGKIKVRARLHVEENADKHRENIILTEMPYNVNKSRLIEQIADLVNDKTLAGISDVRDESDKDGIRVVLELKKGESSEIVINRLYKFTDIQVTFGANMLALDKNLPRTMNIHRMISAWIRHRTEVIRRRTRYELNKAEARAHILEGFLKALSCLDDVVRTIRNSDSKEHAKHQLIENFGFTEYQSVAILELRLYQLTGLEAEKIQKEYDELLNKIAYYKRVLSDEGLVKDIIRNELQDIQRVHKTPRRTTIEFDADNIRDIEDIINNEPVIITISGDDYVKRMPIKVFREQKRGGHGVSGFDMKKGSDFLKAVYSASTKDYLLIFTNFGQCYWLKVWQLPEGERRAKGKPIINFLEGIRPGEQLAAVLNVKNFENAGFLFLATKHGVVKKVALDAFSNPRKKGIRALEIDDGDELIAAAHITSEEEKVMLFTRLGMAVRFPHDKVRPMGRTARGVRGVSLKNENDRVVACQIVKDDQSVLVVCDNGFGKRSQVGDFRETNRGGVGVRSILINERNGDVLGAISVTDHDSILLMSGQGQAIRINMQDVRVMGRSTQGVRLVYVKDGDILVAMEKLSLNEDETLSDIEEETTTPQV; from the coding sequence ATGTTTAACAAAGAAGAAATCATTGTCCCTAAAAATCTAGAAGAAGAAATGAAGGAAAGTTACCTTCGTTATTCTATGTCGGTAATTATTTCCCGAGCACTTCCTGATGTTCGTGATGGTTTAAAACCTTCACAGAGACGCATTCTTTATGCAATGAAACAGCTAAATCTTACGCCCGGAGCCAAACATCGTAAATGTGCTAAAATTTGCGGTGACACCTCTGGAGACTACCATCCTCATGGTGAAAGTGTTATTTATCCCACATTGGTCCGTATGGCTCAAAATTGGGCGTTGCGTTACCCATTGGTAGACGGTCAAGGAAACTTTGGTTCTATTGACGGTGACCCCGCAGCTGCTATGCGTTATACAGAGGCTCGTCTAACACATAGCGCAATTTTCCTAATGGAAGATTTAGATAAAGATACCGTAGACATGGTCTCGAACTATGATGAAACGAAACATGAGCCTGTTGTCTTTCCTTCGAAATTCCCTAATCTTCTTTGTAATGGTTCTTCAGGTATTGCTGTCGGTATGGCAACAAATATCCCTCCGCATAATCTTGGGGAATTAATTGAGGCCACCCTATTAGTATTGAGTAACCCTAATACTTCTATTGAAGAAATCTTGGAGGTCATGCCTGGTCCTGATTTTCCAACAGGAGGATTAATTTGTGGTGGTGAGGGTATTCGCTCTACTTACCATACAGGAAGAGGAAAGATAAAAGTCCGCGCACGTCTTCATGTAGAAGAGAATGCAGACAAGCATCGGGAGAATATTATTCTTACTGAGATGCCTTATAATGTAAATAAGTCCAGATTAATCGAGCAAATTGCAGATCTTGTTAATGATAAAACATTGGCAGGAATTTCAGACGTTCGAGATGAATCAGATAAAGATGGTATCCGAGTTGTTCTTGAGCTAAAGAAAGGAGAATCTTCGGAGATTGTTATCAACCGTCTCTACAAGTTTACTGATATTCAAGTAACCTTTGGTGCAAATATGCTGGCCTTGGATAAAAATCTTCCAAGGACCATGAATATTCATAGAATGATTTCTGCCTGGATACGTCACCGTACAGAAGTCATTCGCAGAAGAACACGTTATGAATTGAATAAAGCTGAAGCACGTGCGCACATTCTTGAAGGTTTCTTAAAAGCTCTTTCTTGTTTGGATGATGTTGTTCGCACAATTCGTAACAGTGACAGCAAGGAACATGCTAAGCATCAGCTGATTGAGAATTTCGGATTTACCGAGTATCAATCTGTAGCTATCCTTGAATTGCGTTTGTATCAACTTACAGGATTAGAAGCTGAGAAAATTCAAAAAGAATACGATGAGTTACTAAATAAAATTGCCTATTATAAACGTGTTCTTTCTGATGAAGGTTTAGTCAAAGATATCATTAGAAATGAACTACAAGACATTCAGAGAGTTCATAAAACTCCTCGTAGAACTACGATAGAATTTGATGCTGATAATATTCGTGATATTGAAGATATTATCAATAATGAACCTGTAATTATTACCATATCTGGTGATGATTACGTAAAAAGAATGCCTATAAAAGTCTTTAGAGAGCAGAAACGTGGTGGTCACGGGGTTTCTGGATTCGACATGAAGAAAGGTTCAGATTTCTTAAAAGCGGTATATTCAGCATCCACAAAAGACTACCTATTAATCTTTACCAATTTTGGCCAATGTTACTGGCTAAAAGTATGGCAGTTACCGGAAGGTGAAAGACGCGCTAAGGGTAAACCAATTATTAATTTCCTTGAAGGTATCCGTCCTGGAGAACAACTTGCTGCAGTTCTTAATGTTAAGAATTTTGAAAATGCTGGATTCTTATTCCTGGCGACAAAGCATGGTGTTGTTAAAAAGGTGGCTCTTGATGCTTTCAGTAATCCTAGAAAGAAAGGTATTCGTGCTTTAGAAATAGATGATGGAGATGAACTCATCGCTGCTGCTCATATTACCAGTGAGGAAGAAAAAGTTATGCTCTTTACTAGATTAGGTATGGCGGTACGTTTCCCTCACGACAAAGTGCGTCCCATGGGAAGAACAGCGCGTGGTGTACGTGGTGTTTCATTGAAAAATGAAAATGATCGTGTAGTTGCTTGCCAAATTGTTAAGGATGATCAATCTGTTCTTGTTGTTTGCGATAACGGTTTTGGAAAACGTTCTCAAGTGGGAGACTTCCGAGAAACTAATCGTGGTGGTGTAGGAGTCCGCTCAATCCTTATCAATGAAAGAAATGGGGATGTTCTTGGAGCTATTTCTGTTACAGATCATGATAGTATCTTATTGATGTCAGGACAAGGACAAGCTATCCGTATTAATATGCAAGATGTACGTGTTATGGGAAGATCTACCCAAGGCGTGCGCTTAGTTTATGTTAAAGATGGCGATATCCTGGTTGCTATGGAAAAACTCTCTTTAAATGAAGATGAAACTCTATCAGATATTGAAGAAGAGACCACCACACCACAAGTATAA
- the tmk gene encoding dTMP kinase, which yields MFIVIEGCEGSGKSSLTKLLKDRLIAEGKAVVATREPGGSPLGEQVRNLILAPSTTSISPYAELFLFLAARAQHITEKILPALESGKIVICDRFHDSTIVYQGIAEGLGKDYVTNLCHHVVGEKKFLPNLTCLLDIPPDEGLRRKQQQKSLDKFEDKPLVYHTKIREGFLSLAEAHPHSYLILDGRQPIEESLNKVMTAYTELALCK from the coding sequence GTGTTTATAGTTATTGAAGGATGTGAAGGTTCAGGGAAAAGTTCCTTAACAAAACTTCTAAAAGATAGACTAATAGCTGAGGGGAAAGCAGTTGTCGCTACTAGAGAACCCGGAGGGTCTCCTCTAGGAGAGCAGGTGCGTAATTTAATTTTAGCTCCATCCACAACATCAATTTCCCCTTATGCGGAATTATTTCTATTTCTTGCTGCACGCGCACAGCACATAACTGAAAAAATACTTCCAGCTTTAGAATCAGGAAAAATTGTCATTTGTGATAGATTCCATGATTCTACAATTGTCTATCAAGGAATAGCCGAGGGATTAGGTAAAGATTATGTGACAAACCTTTGTCACCATGTCGTAGGAGAGAAAAAGTTCCTTCCTAATCTTACTTGTCTTTTAGATATTCCTCCTGACGAAGGGCTAAGAAGAAAACAACAACAAAAATCCTTAGATAAATTCGAAGATAAGCCTTTGGTATATCATACAAAAATCCGTGAAGGATTTTTATCTCTTGCGGAAGCACACCCTCATAGCTATCTTATTTTAGATGGGAGACAACCCATCGAAGAGTCTCTTAATAAAGTTATGACTGCCTATACAGAATTAGCGTTATGCAAATAG
- a CDS encoding DNA polymerase III subunit delta' (catalyzes the DNA-template-directed extension of the 3'-end of a DNA strand; the delta' subunit seems to interact with the gamma subunit to transfer the beta subunit on the DNA), protein MQIEEKVVNQPWEALLHNINQGKISHAILLHGNSLTLLSQYAYNLAAHILLKDTPEAQYKISQRIHPDIHEFFPSGKGRLHSIEIPRDIKKEIGILSYEGCYKIYIIHEVDRMTLPAISVFLKVLEDAPSHSVILLTSTKLQRIPATILSRSLSIYIQGDEDIAPNKDDLEYLLKYASGKMKITEVGQIVKGNADTDKQVLRDKAKYLLEVLLKLFRDRFMLSLNISASAMAYPKYAEDILNLPILPLEKVLIIVEKAYQALDNSSSATSCMEWVALQLASLNNRFKGLT, encoded by the coding sequence ATGCAAATAGAAGAAAAGGTTGTTAATCAACCCTGGGAAGCCTTACTTCATAATATTAATCAAGGGAAGATCTCTCATGCAATTTTATTGCACGGGAATTCGTTAACTTTGCTTTCACAATATGCATATAATTTAGCAGCGCATATTCTTCTTAAAGATACCCCTGAAGCACAATATAAGATTTCCCAACGAATCCATCCTGACATTCATGAATTTTTCCCCTCTGGGAAAGGAAGATTGCATTCTATAGAGATTCCTAGGGATATCAAAAAAGAGATAGGAATTCTTTCCTATGAAGGGTGTTATAAAATCTATATCATTCATGAAGTAGATCGCATGACTTTACCAGCGATCTCTGTATTTTTAAAAGTACTTGAAGATGCACCTTCGCATAGCGTGATTTTACTCACATCTACAAAGCTACAGCGTATACCCGCTACGATTCTTTCTCGTAGCTTATCTATATACATTCAAGGTGACGAGGATATAGCTCCTAATAAAGATGATCTTGAATATCTCTTAAAATATGCTTCTGGAAAAATGAAAATCACAGAAGTAGGACAAATAGTCAAAGGTAATGCTGATACAGATAAGCAAGTTCTTAGAGATAAAGCAAAATACCTTTTAGAAGTTCTTCTTAAGTTATTTAGAGATCGATTTATGCTTTCTTTAAATATTAGCGCAAGCGCAATGGCATATCCTAAATACGCTGAGGATATTCTTAATCTACCCATTCTACCTTTAGAAAAGGTGTTGATTATTGTGGAGAAAGCTTATCAAGCTTTAGATAACTCTTCATCAGCGACAAGTTGTATGGAATGGGTTGCCCTACAACTCGCATCACTGAATAATCGTTTCAAAGGATTAACTTAA
- a CDS encoding alpha/beta hydrolase codes for MEYSFFRRKFAGLDAIVCPGDPDDPVIIFCHGYGADADNLAFFPSACPFKGVRPTWIFPHGIEQLPYEFGGGRAWFPLDVPLFQSLISNPDINPETEQQYQTLFNIDFEKPKIALENLIEELDRPRYDVILGGFSQGAMMTTHLVLSSKIPYRGVLIYSGALLLDKGWENNVNLCAKVPFIQSHGYQDTILPYYHGERLNKLLSSRLQGEFISFNGGHEIPALVLQRMQETIPLWTTL; via the coding sequence ATGGAGTATTCATTTTTTCGTCGTAAGTTTGCTGGATTAGACGCCATAGTATGTCCTGGAGATCCCGATGATCCTGTTATTATTTTTTGTCATGGTTATGGAGCAGATGCTGATAACCTAGCGTTTTTTCCTTCAGCATGCCCTTTCAAAGGTGTACGCCCCACATGGATATTTCCCCACGGGATAGAACAACTTCCTTATGAATTTGGTGGCGGAAGAGCATGGTTTCCTTTAGATGTTCCTTTATTTCAAAGTTTGATTTCGAATCCTGATATTAATCCAGAAACAGAGCAGCAATACCAAACATTATTTAATATAGATTTTGAAAAACCAAAAATAGCTTTAGAAAATCTTATTGAAGAGTTGGATCGACCTCGATATGACGTTATTCTTGGAGGATTCAGTCAGGGTGCTATGATGACAACACATCTTGTGCTATCTTCTAAAATTCCCTATAGAGGAGTTTTAATTTATTCTGGAGCTTTACTATTAGATAAGGGTTGGGAAAATAATGTGAATCTTTGTGCTAAAGTTCCCTTTATTCAAAGTCATGGGTATCAAGATACCATTCTACCCTATTATCATGGTGAAAGATTAAATAAACTCTTATCCTCACGTCTACAGGGAGAGTTCATTTCTTTTAATGGAGGTCATGAGATTCCCGCTCTTGTTTTACAAAGAATGCAAGAAACTATTCCTCTATGGACAACGCTTTAA
- a CDS encoding L-threonylcarbamoyladenylate synthase, with protein MSVTDPDFCLNQASDYLHQGKIVAFPTDTVYGLAVALNSLNAEEHIYSLKHRDKGKSLVIYVNTLEDIEKLSGYPLSSQAIKLAQEFLPGPLTLLVDHRNSRFPQEKLGFRILALPIINRLIDLSGPLLGTSANISNFPPAIISDEVIDDFPNEDIFIIPGQCFYGLESTVVSTDPLKIYREGVISRDTIEKVMGKSIESCLAHHTFSQHVTIYTVRDDKALKEFLQLHSNFQGLICEDPQSCNFYPTLRKALRSSKPEVVFVYNQHTSLYPELISYLAPYTYTHPR; from the coding sequence ATGTCCGTTACTGATCCAGATTTTTGTTTGAACCAAGCTTCAGATTATTTACATCAGGGAAAGATTGTAGCCTTCCCTACAGATACTGTCTATGGTTTGGCCGTAGCATTAAATTCTCTAAATGCAGAAGAACATATTTATTCTCTAAAACATAGGGATAAAGGAAAATCTTTAGTCATTTATGTAAACACACTTGAAGATATTGAAAAACTCTCAGGTTATCCTTTATCTTCGCAAGCGATCAAACTTGCTCAAGAGTTCCTTCCAGGACCTTTAACTTTACTTGTGGATCATAGAAATTCTCGATTTCCTCAAGAAAAATTGGGATTTAGGATTCTCGCTCTTCCTATAATAAATAGATTGATTGATCTATCAGGTCCTTTACTTGGAACCTCTGCAAATATTTCCAATTTTCCCCCAGCAATAATTTCTGATGAAGTTATCGACGATTTTCCAAATGAAGATATTTTTATTATTCCTGGCCAATGTTTCTATGGATTGGAATCGACAGTAGTATCTACGGATCCATTAAAGATATATCGTGAGGGAGTAATCTCTCGTGATACCATCGAAAAGGTTATGGGGAAAAGTATAGAATCGTGCTTGGCTCACCATACATTTTCTCAACATGTTACAATTTATACTGTAAGGGATGATAAGGCATTAAAAGAGTTTCTTCAACTCCACTCGAATTTTCAAGGTCTTATTTGTGAAGATCCTCAATCATGTAATTTTTATCCTACCTTGCGAAAAGCATTGAGATCTTCGAAACCAGAAGTTGTATTTGTTTATAATCAACACACATCTTTATACCCCGAACTTATTTCTTATTTAGCACCTTATACCTATACGCATCCCAGGTGA
- a CDS encoding membrane dipeptidase: MIIDMHCDLLSHETFSDQDPFVRCSPSQLLSGGVNKQVCAIFTEHSESSPSADKQNQLFFSLPESDKHIQLISFDSDILDKDNNKNSLSLVRSIENASGLGSDYENLRELLNKLIDLFSMGPIAYLGIVWNGRNRFGGGVFDPHKLTTDGKRLLEVMEQLAIPIDLSHCCDRLSDDILDYTLDKLPTMQVLASHSNFREVQNIPRNLTSAHAKEIASRGGVIGLNIVNYFVGSSLKDLQKHIHHAEKIGILDKLVLGTDFFYSDEQKKFFPECSTAKDHPNIHNILRDSLRTEDSENILWRSAQIFLDQTLRRQRGRKKIRLDI, translated from the coding sequence ATGATCATAGATATGCACTGCGACCTTCTTTCTCATGAAACTTTTTCTGATCAAGATCCCTTTGTTCGCTGTTCCCCTAGTCAACTACTTTCTGGGGGAGTTAATAAACAAGTGTGCGCTATATTTACTGAACATAGTGAAAGCTCTCCGAGTGCTGATAAACAAAATCAATTATTTTTCAGCCTTCCAGAATCAGATAAACATATCCAACTCATCTCCTTTGATTCCGACATTTTAGATAAAGACAACAATAAAAACTCTCTCTCACTTGTTCGTAGTATAGAAAATGCCTCTGGATTAGGTTCCGATTACGAAAATCTTAGGGAACTTTTGAATAAGCTAATTGATCTATTTTCTATGGGACCCATTGCTTATTTAGGTATCGTCTGGAATGGAAGAAATCGTTTTGGAGGTGGTGTTTTTGATCCCCATAAACTGACTACCGACGGTAAACGTTTATTAGAGGTTATGGAACAACTAGCTATTCCCATAGATCTCAGCCATTGTTGTGATAGGCTTTCCGATGATATTCTAGATTATACTCTAGATAAATTGCCTACTATGCAGGTTCTCGCTAGTCATTCCAACTTTCGAGAAGTTCAAAACATCCCCAGGAACCTTACCAGTGCTCATGCAAAAGAAATTGCATCTAGAGGCGGGGTAATTGGTTTAAACATCGTGAACTACTTCGTGGGATCATCTTTAAAAGATTTGCAAAAGCATATTCACCATGCTGAAAAAATTGGGATCTTGGATAAACTTGTCCTAGGGACAGACTTTTTCTATTCTGATGAACAAAAGAAGTTTTTCCCTGAATGTTCTACAGCTAAAGATCACCCGAACATTCATAATATTCTACGAGATAGTTTGCGTACAGAAGATTCGGAAAATATACTTTGGCGATCTGCTCAGATATTTTTAGATCAAA